Genomic window (Chondrocystis sp. NIES-4102):
CAATTTATTATCTCAAACCCCAATATAAGGGCTGGGAATTTGATGTTAACACAGGAAAAATTACTGGCAACACTAAGAGGCGAGAAAATTACGAGAGACTTAGGAGAGGTTTAGCTTTTAGGAATATTTTTTATCAATGGATAATTGACAATTAGTTAACCTCTGCCAAAGCGTGGATCTCCATAAATCGGATTTACGCCCACTTTGCTTCAATGCTTTTCTTTCAAACAGAGATAATTATCCATTATTAATTTTCCCAGGGATTTCTGGGAATTGGTATTAAGATAATTTTTGCCTAAAGATAAAACGTTGATTATTTTCTCCCTAACTAATCTGCTTATATAGCCAAGTAAACCTACAATAATTGCTATACAAGGTTTAATAATGTAATGGAATTGTTAGTAAAGGCAAGAGTAGTAAACATAACCAAGTCCAATGCTGCCATTTATTTTTAGGTATGGGTGTATTTGTTTGTAATAAAAAATCAATTCTTTCATTGAGGCGATCGCCTATCTGGGAATTGTTAAAATTAGCACATAAACTAAAATTGGATTTTAAAGGGGCTTGGGCTACAGTTAAAAGGGATTCTGCTAATAGTAAAAAGTCTATTTCTAAGGCTGCTTGGCGATCGGCTCTTAATTCTCGCAATAATAGAAGTTCATGCCATAATTCTTCTGTTTGCGGTAGCCAAAAGCTAAAAGAGCGTATCCAACCGTACCAAAAAAACCAAAAGGTATCACGATAATAAGCGTGTGCTTGCTCATGAGCTAATACCGCCTCTAAATGCTCTGTGTCTAAGGTATTTAGTAAACCACGACTAACTACTAATTGGGAATTCCAAAACCCAATCTGCGCACTATAGAGTAAGTCTAGTTCAATTATTTTAGCTGGTTTTCCCTGTATTGATATTTGAGCTAGATTATCTAACTGTTTGATTGAACTATAACCTTGAGCGGTTAATTTAACCAAAGAAAATATAGCGAGTAAAATTAAACTAGCTGCTACACCACAACCTAGCGATCCAGCTTGCACGCCCAACATCAAACCATGACAACCCATATAGAGAATTGCCAAAGCAGTAGTTAAAAGTAGTAGAGAAGGAAACAAAAATAAGAATAAAGCGGTATACCAACGCTGGGAGAATGTAT
Coding sequences:
- a CDS encoding peptidase M56 BlaR1, with product MHLITIIIAIAIAWLVRQRKIAGQHTFSQRWYTALFLFLFPSLLLLTTALAILYMGCHGLMLGVQAGSLGCGVAASLILLAIFSLVKLTAQGYSSIKQLDNLAQISIQGKPAKIIELDLLYSAQIGFWNSQLVVSRGLLNTLDTEHLEAVLAHEQAHAYYRDTFWFFWYGWIRSFSFWLPQTEELWHELLLLRELRADRQAALEIDFLLLAESLLTVAQAPLKSNFSLCANFNNSQIGDRLNERIDFLLQTNTPIPKNKWQHWTWLCLLLLPLLTIPLHY